In the Acidimicrobiia bacterium genome, one interval contains:
- a CDS encoding carbamoyltransferase C-terminal domain-containing protein yields MASVLGVNAVFHDPAAAIVVDGEIVAAAEEERFSRRKHGKPPVPFSTWELPEESARWCLERAGIAPDELDAVAYSYDPALAAPVGPDLVDDGWEGLRSLFVQRAPLFLKSALPGLDPGIVRFVSHHSAHAASAYLAAPFDSCAVMVCDGRGERGSYLGGHAVGGDLDILATAALPHSLGLMYEEVTEHLGFRRSSDEYKVMALASYGRPLHLDALRGAVQLTANGAFTTAPIDWSSFTAPHRPGRGHEREWSDDEADLAASVQAVLEETLLGLARWLHERTDERALVAAGGVALNCVANSRVLRDGPFAEMWVQPAAGDAGTALGAALHVAHALGDHIRPMPSAALGREWNDTEIGEALRVADVAHARARDIAETVAEELANDGVVAWVQGRSEWGPRALGHRSLLANPTRAANLERLNDIKGREQFRPVAPMVLADRAAAIFDGPLPSPYMLFTHQVRPEWRHRIPAVVHVDGSARVQTVDRDEDPLTARVLEEFERRTGVPVLVNTSLNTGGRPMVDSPRDALECFGSTPVDLLAIGPYVLRRAGSRTARTEAA; encoded by the coding sequence ATGGCGTCGGTGCTCGGGGTGAACGCCGTGTTCCACGACCCCGCGGCCGCGATCGTCGTCGACGGCGAGATCGTCGCCGCCGCGGAAGAGGAGCGGTTCAGTCGCAGGAAGCACGGCAAGCCACCGGTGCCGTTCTCGACGTGGGAGCTCCCCGAGGAGTCGGCGCGCTGGTGCCTCGAGCGCGCCGGCATCGCGCCGGACGAGCTCGACGCGGTGGCGTACTCGTACGATCCCGCGCTCGCCGCGCCTGTCGGTCCCGATCTGGTGGACGACGGATGGGAGGGGCTGCGCTCGCTGTTCGTGCAGCGCGCACCGCTGTTCCTGAAGTCCGCGCTTCCCGGTCTCGACCCCGGCATCGTCCGGTTCGTCTCGCACCACAGCGCGCACGCGGCCTCCGCCTACCTCGCCGCGCCGTTCGACTCGTGCGCGGTGATGGTGTGCGACGGCCGTGGTGAGCGGGGCTCGTACCTGGGCGGTCACGCCGTCGGCGGCGACCTCGACATCCTGGCGACGGCGGCGCTCCCCCACTCGCTCGGGCTCATGTACGAGGAGGTCACCGAGCACCTCGGCTTCCGCCGCTCGTCCGACGAGTACAAGGTGATGGCGCTCGCGTCGTACGGGCGCCCGCTGCACCTCGACGCGCTTCGCGGCGCGGTGCAGCTCACCGCCAACGGCGCCTTCACGACCGCGCCGATCGACTGGTCGAGCTTCACCGCGCCGCACAGGCCGGGACGCGGCCACGAGCGCGAGTGGAGCGACGACGAGGCGGATCTCGCCGCGAGCGTGCAGGCCGTGCTCGAGGAGACCCTGCTGGGGCTCGCGCGCTGGCTCCACGAGCGGACGGACGAGCGCGCGCTCGTGGCGGCCGGTGGCGTCGCGCTGAACTGCGTGGCGAACAGCCGTGTGCTGCGCGACGGCCCGTTCGCGGAGATGTGGGTCCAGCCCGCAGCCGGTGACGCCGGGACCGCGCTCGGGGCGGCGCTGCACGTCGCGCACGCGCTCGGCGACCACATCCGGCCGATGCCCAGCGCGGCGCTCGGACGCGAGTGGAACGACACCGAGATCGGTGAAGCGCTGCGCGTCGCGGACGTCGCGCACGCGCGCGCGCGCGACATCGCCGAGACCGTCGCGGAGGAGCTCGCGAACGACGGTGTGGTCGCGTGGGTGCAGGGCCGCAGCGAGTGGGGTCCGCGCGCGCTCGGACACCGCAGCCTCCTCGCCAACCCGACGCGCGCCGCGAACCTCGAGCGGCTCAACGACATCAAGGGGCGCGAGCAGTTCCGCCCCGTCGCGCCGATGGTGCTCGCCGATCGTGCGGCGGCGATCTTCGACGGGCCACTGCCGAGCCCGTACATGCTGTTCACGCACCAGGTCCGGCCCGAGTGGCGGCACCGCATCCCGGCGGTCGTGCACGTCGACGGCAGCGCGCGTGTGCAGACCGTCGACCGCGACGAGGATCCGCTGACGGCGCGGGTGCTCGAGGAGTTCGAGCGCCGCACCGGCGTTCCCGTGCTCGTCAACACGAGCCTCAACACCGGCGGGCGGCCGATGGTCGACTCGCCGCGCGACGCGCTCGAGTGCTTCGGCTCGACCCCGGTCGACCTACTCGCCATCGGCCCGTACGTGCTGCGCCGCGCGGGCAGCAGGACTGCACGGACGGAGGCGGCGTGA
- a CDS encoding HAD-IIIA family hydrolase, whose translation MTTPSFDVVVPTIGRASLRALLESLAASDGPRPGAVILVDDRRDRAAALAPLDGLGWVADRVRVVAGRAAGPASARNAGWRASCAEWVAFLDDDVVVTPRWLAALAGDLAAAADPIAGTQGRVVVPLPRGRRPTDWERNVAGLERAYWATADMAYRRAVLARVGGFDERFPHAYREDADLALRVLDAGSDLVRGRRQVLHPVPPANVWTSVRLQRGNGDDVLMRALHGPHWRDRAHAPAGRLARHAVTVAAAALAAGARATRHRRVAAAGAVAWVAGTSDLAWARIAPGPRTAREIATMVATSALLPFAAVTYRVRGYATLRSRLADRERAPQPVRAVLLDRDGTLVVDVPYNGDPARVRPMTGAADALARLRDAGVALAVVSNQSGVARGMVTPDQVAAVNARVDDELGPLGPFCVCSHGDDDDCACRKPKPGLVLEAARRLGVRPQECVVIGDTGADVDAARNAGARAILVPNAATRAEEIAAAPVVASDLANAVDLLLGAAATDSREEVPA comes from the coding sequence GTGACGACGCCGTCGTTCGACGTCGTCGTGCCGACGATCGGGCGCGCGTCGCTCCGCGCGCTGCTGGAGTCGCTCGCGGCCTCCGACGGTCCCCGGCCAGGAGCCGTGATCCTCGTCGACGACCGGCGCGACCGCGCCGCCGCGCTCGCGCCGCTCGACGGGCTCGGCTGGGTGGCCGACCGCGTGCGTGTCGTCGCAGGACGCGCCGCCGGTCCGGCGTCGGCGCGGAACGCGGGCTGGCGCGCCTCGTGCGCCGAGTGGGTCGCGTTCCTCGACGACGACGTCGTCGTCACGCCGCGGTGGCTGGCCGCGCTGGCGGGCGACCTCGCGGCCGCAGCCGACCCGATCGCGGGGACGCAGGGGCGCGTCGTGGTGCCACTCCCGCGCGGGCGCCGCCCGACCGACTGGGAGCGCAACGTCGCGGGACTCGAGCGCGCGTACTGGGCGACGGCCGACATGGCGTACCGGCGCGCCGTGCTCGCGCGTGTCGGCGGGTTCGACGAGCGGTTCCCGCACGCGTACCGAGAGGACGCCGACCTCGCGCTGCGCGTGCTCGACGCGGGCTCCGACCTCGTGCGGGGACGCCGGCAGGTCCTCCACCCCGTGCCGCCCGCGAACGTGTGGACGAGCGTCCGCCTGCAGCGGGGCAACGGCGACGACGTGCTCATGCGCGCGCTGCACGGCCCACACTGGCGCGACCGCGCGCACGCGCCGGCCGGGCGACTCGCCCGTCACGCGGTCACGGTGGCCGCGGCGGCGCTCGCGGCGGGCGCGCGGGCGACCCGCCACCGTCGCGTCGCAGCCGCGGGCGCGGTCGCGTGGGTCGCAGGCACGTCCGATCTCGCCTGGGCGCGCATCGCTCCCGGCCCGCGCACCGCGCGCGAGATCGCGACGATGGTGGCGACGAGCGCGCTGCTGCCGTTCGCAGCCGTCACGTACCGGGTCCGCGGCTACGCGACCTTGCGGTCCCGGCTCGCGGACCGCGAGCGCGCACCGCAACCCGTCCGTGCGGTCCTGCTCGATCGCGACGGGACCCTCGTGGTCGACGTGCCCTACAACGGCGACCCGGCTCGGGTCCGTCCCATGACCGGTGCGGCGGACGCGCTCGCGCGCCTGCGTGACGCGGGCGTCGCACTCGCGGTCGTGTCGAACCAGAGCGGCGTCGCGCGCGGGATGGTCACACCCGACCAGGTGGCGGCGGTCAACGCGCGCGTCGACGACGAGCTCGGACCGCTCGGCCCGTTCTGCGTGTGCTCGCACGGCGACGACGACGACTGCGCGTGCCGCAAGCCGAAGCCCGGCCTCGTCCTCGAGGCCGCGCGCCGGCTCGGGGTGCGCCCACAGGAGTGCGTCGTGATCGGCGACACCGGAGCGGACGTCGACGCGGCCCGCAACGCGGGCGCACGCGCGATCCTCGTCCCGAACGCCGCCACGCGCGCCGAGGAGATCGCGGCGGCGCCCGTCGTCGCGAGCGACCTGGCGAACGCGGTCGACCTGCTGCTCGGGGCGGCGGCCACCGACAGCCGCGAAGAGGTGCCGGCATGA